The following proteins are encoded in a genomic region of Papaver somniferum cultivar HN1 unplaced genomic scaffold, ASM357369v1 unplaced-scaffold_10, whole genome shotgun sequence:
- the LOC113326005 gene encoding endochitinase EP3-like, protein MKTSSVLNLVSVVGILLGVLSQTIKCQNCGCGPNVCCSRFGICETTNQSCAVGCQQGPCTATPPATNVSISDIVTPVFFNGILSKASSSCSGKDFYSRGGFLDAVKSYSQFGKGGIYQKQEIAAFFAHETGHFCYIQEINGATRNYCYDSSVEYPCASGKGYYGRGPFMLSWNYNYGAAGKSIGFDGLNKPETVANDPVISFKTALWFWMNNVHSIITSGKGFGETIRAINGAIECNGANSTTVEARVGYYMGYCNQLGVPPGSNLRC, encoded by the exons ATGAAAACCAGTAGTGTGTTGAATCTAGTTTCAGTCGTCGGAATTCTCCTTGGAGTTTTATCACAAACGATTAAGTGTCAAAACTGCGGCTGTGGACCAAACGTCTGTTGTAGTCGTTTTGGTATTTGCGAAACCACAAACCAGTCGTGTGCTGTTGGATGTCAACAAGGTCCTTGCACTGCAACCCCTCCAGCTACAAATGTTTCCATTTCAGATATCGTAACACCAGTTTTTTTCAATGGGATCCTTAGTAAAGCCAGCAGTAGTTGCTCCGGGAAGGATTTCTATTCACGTGGGGGGTTTCTTGATGCTGTAAAATCATACTCTCAGTTTGGTAAAGGAGGAATCTatcaaaaacaagaaattgccgcctTCTTTGCTCATGAAACTGGCC ATTTTTGCTACATACAGGAAATAAATGGTGCAACCAGGAACTACTGTTATGACTCGAGCGTGGAATATCCATGTGCCTCCGGTAAAGGATACTACGGCCGGGGACCATTTATGTTGTCATGGAACTACAATTACGGGGCTGCTGGAAAAAGCATTGGTTTTGACGGTCTCAACAAACCTGAAACAGTTGCCAATGATCCAGTCATTTCATTCAAGACGGCCTTGTGGTTTTGGATGAATAATGTCCATTCAATAATAACTTCTGGCAAAGGTTTTGGTGAAACAATCCGTGCGATCAATGGCGCCATCGAATGTAATGGGGCTAATTCGACTACAGTTGAGGCTAGGGTCGGTTACTATATGGGTTATTGTAATCAACTTGGTGTGCCACCGGGGAGTAACCTAAGGTGCTAA
- the LOC113326003 gene encoding wall-associated receptor kinase 3-like, with translation MVLQRLLLLIYLFCFLQLMSSSTAFGQTKKDCQAKCGNVSIPYPFGITPGGKDDRRGAGGCSIHGVGYGYNIYCNISYSPPKPFIGIGNLEVLDISETEIRIKNLAASICYNSLGEFEENVPTVSTSLFGTPFTFSDTKNRLFGIGCGHSGVYSGYDLLKKEYNSTCNSICNKIGEVKEGSCDGLGCCQFSIAKGLKEIETSFSWDVNPKGDTSFLSYNPCSSTFVADYEQFRFNSSDLLATPRGSDIPIVLDWAIGNKTCEEAKKDVENFACQVNTKCTNLNNKVGYRCICYNGYMGNPYLSHIEGGGCTKISAQIFPTIAVALGISLGLLVLFASCWLYYLFWKRKKLIRQREQFYQQNGGLLLKQQLVLNEGGVETSKIFTEKELRVATNNYDESLVLGRGGYGTVYKGTLSDGRVVAIKKSKIADPNQNKQFINEVAILTKIHHRNVVKLLGCCLETEVPLLCYEYISNGTLFQHIHSNSDAPSISWGNRLRIAVEIANALAYLHSAADIPIIHRDVKSANILLDEHYTAKIADFGASRLIPSDKKELATVVLGTKGYLDPEYFNTSQLTEKSDVYSFGGVLVELLTAKKPIYSEGSGDSGPHRNLAAHFILLLEEDNLFELVEDRVVNEGPLEQIVAVAEVARRCLKLKGAERPTMRQVTTELESLRGVESLKTHECLITSTAADDPETYSFGTVTTGSMNIPR, from the exons ATGGTTCTGCAAAGACTACTACTACTAATTTATCTCTTCTGCTTTTTACAATTAATGTCGTCCAGCACTGCTTTCGGCCAGACAAAGAAAGATTGCCAAGCCAAATGCGGTAATGTTAGCATTCCGTACCCATTCGGAATAACTCCGGGTGGTAAAGATGATCGGCGAGGTGCAGGAGGGTGCTCGATTCACGGAGTCGGGTATGGCTATAACATTTACTGCAATATTTCTTATAGCCCTCCAAAGCCCTTCATTGGCATAGGTAACCTTGAAGTATTAGACATATCAGAGACAGAAATTCGCATAAAGAATCTAGCGGCTAGCATATGCTACAATAGCCTTGGTGAATTCGAAGAGAATGTACCGACTGTCTCCACAAGTTTGTTTGGGACTCCGTTTACGTTCTCAGACACAAAGAACAGATTGTTTGGGATAGGGTGTGGACATTCAGGGGTTTACTCTGGTTACGATCTGCTCAAAAAGGAATATAACAGTACATGTAATTCAATCTGTAACAAAATAGGAGAGGTAAAAGAAGGGTCTTGCGACGGCCTTGGGTGTTGCCAATTTAGCATAGCGAAAGGGTTAAAGGAGATTGAGACTAGTTTTTCATGGGATGTTAATCCTAAGGGTGATACGAGCTTCTTATCCTATAACCCTTGCAGTTCCACTTTTGTGGCTGATTATGAGCAGTTCAGATTCAACTCATCGGATCTTTTGGCCACGCCTAGAGGCAGCGACATTCCTATTGTTCTTGATTGGGCAATTGGGAATAAGACATGCGAAGAAGCAAAAAAAGATGTGGAAAATTTTGCGTGCCAGGTAAACACTAAGTGTACCAATTTAAACAATAAGGTCGGGTATCGCTGCATTTGCTATAATGGCTATATGGGTAATCCTTATCTCAGTCATATCGAAGGCGGAGGCTGCACCAAAATTAGTGCTCAAATATTTCCAACAATAGCAGTTGCTCTAG GTATCAGTTTGGGGCTCTTGGTCTTATTTGCAAGCTGTTGGTTATACTACTTGTTTTGGAAGAGAAAGAAATTAATCAGGCAAAGAGAACAATTCTATCAGCAAAATGGTGGTTTGCTATTGAAACAACAATTAGTGTTAAATGAAGGTGGTGTAGAAACGTCAAAGATCTTTACAGAGAAAGAGCTAAGAGTAGCCACTAACAATTACGATGAGAGTCTGGTCCTTGGACGAGGTGGCTATGGAACCGTTTACAAGGGAACCTTATCTGACGGCCGTGTAGTCGCCATTAAGAAGTCGAAAATAGCTGATCCTAATCAAAATAAGCAATTTATAAATGAGGTTGCTATTCTCACTAAGATTCACCATCGAAACGTGGTGAAGCTCTTAGGATGCTGTTTAGAAACTGAAGTTCCCTTGCTTTGTTATGAATACATATCTAATGGCACCCTCTTCCAACACATCCATTCCAACAGTGATGCGCCTTCCATTTCTTGGGGAAACCGGTTGAGGATTGCGGTGGAAATTGCAAATGCACTTGCTTATTTACACTCGGCAGCTGATATACCCATCATTCACAGAGATGTCAAGTCTGCCAACATACTTTTAGATGAACACTACACTGCAAAAATTGCCGACTTTGGAGCATCAAGGTTGATTCCTTCGGACAAGAAAGAATTAGCCACAGTAGTACTGGGGACAAAAGGATATTTGGATCCGGAATACTTCAACACGAGCCAACTGACAGAGAAAAGCGATGTATATAGCTTTGGTGGGGTTCTAGTGGAACTCCTGACAGCAAAAAAGCCAATTTATTCAGAGGGGTCTGGAGACTCTGGACCACATAGAAATCTTGCTGCGCATTTCATTTTGTTGCTGGAAGAAGACAATCTGTTCGAGCTTGTTGAGGATCGAGTAGTAAATGAAGGGCCACTAGAACAAATTGTTGCAGTTGCCGAGGTTGCAAGGAGATGCCTTAAGTTGAAAGGTGCAGAGAGGCCAACAATGCGACAAGTAACCACGGAGCTTGAGAGTTTGAGAGGGGTAGAAAGTCTAAAGACACATGAATGCCTTATCACTTCCACCGCTGCTGATGATCCTGAAACATATAGTTTCGGTACGGTTACAACAGGTTCAATGAACATTCCTAGATGA
- the LOC113326004 gene encoding thaumatin-like protein 1b: MIRGNLLVGLISFLLIVNVSAVSSATFTMTNKCNLTVWPAIISSSATSTGISPLNTTGFPLLKDESRILTVPSSWTGRLWGRTHCSSDSTGNFSCISGDCGSGKVECSGRGATPPLATLAEFSLNVPSGLDFYDVSFVNGFNLPMLVVPKGGKSGNCSTTGCVVNLTEVCPNDLKVTSQDGSKVACKSACQAFGDPQYCCTRNRNSCKPSIYSEFFKKSCPRAYSYALDDSTSTFSCASANYVITFCPPLSTIKRGTKTPETASGGKSPEVVGVSSSSPQPVSWVQFLGGAVSLYISTSSSGSSLWRIIILF, from the exons ATGATTCGAGGAAACCTCTTAGTTGGTTTAATTTCCTTTCTTTTAATCGTTAATGTTTCAG CGGTGTCGTCGGCCACATTTACTATGACAAACAAGTGTAATCTAACAGTATGGCCAGCAATAATCTCATCAAGTGCTACTTCAACAGGAATATCTCCTCTTAATACAACGGGATTTCCATTACTTAAAGATGAATCTAGAATTTTAACCGTTCCGTCGTCATGGACTGGTCGGCTGTGGGGTAGAACCCATTGCAGTTCAGATTCAACAGGGAATTTTTCTTGCATATCAGGTGACTGTGGTTCAGGAAAAGTAGAATGTTCAGGCAGAGGTGCAACACCACCACTGGCTACACTAGCTGAATTCTCATTAAACGTTCCTTCGGGACTTGATTTTTACGACGTTAGTTTTGTAAACGGTTTTAATCTGCCGATGTTGGTGGTTCCCAAAGGTGGAAAAAGTGGGAACTGTAGTACCACTGGTTGTGTTGTGAATTTGACTGAAGTTTGCCCGAATGATTTAAAAGTAACGAGTCAAGATGGTAGCAAAGTTGCATGCAAAAGCGCGTGTCAAGCCTTCGGTGATCCTCAGTATTGCTGTACTCGAAATAGAAATTCGTGCAAACCATCTATTTACTCTGAGTTCTTCAAGAAATCTTGTCCTCGTGCTTATAGTTATGCGTTGGATGATTCAACCAGCACTTTCTCGTGTGCTTCTGCAAATTATGTTATCACATTTTGCCCTCCATTATCCACCAT TAAAAGAGGCACGAAAACTCCAGAGACAGCAAGCGGTGGAAAAAGTCCAGAAGTAGTAGGTGTATCATCATCCTCACCCCAGCCCGTCTCATGGGTGCAATTTCTTGGCGGTGCGGTCTCTCTTTACATTTCAACATCGTCTAGTGGCAGTAGTCTTTGGAgaatcattattttattttag